A section of the Brevundimonas sp. AJA228-03 genome encodes:
- the fliQ gene encoding flagellar biosynthesis protein FliQ, which yields MSGAEVLDVGRDAIWLTVQLCAPILIVGLIIGVGIGLFQALTQIQEQTLVYAPKIIAIFVSLLLFLPLMGGLLGAFMRTIAARIAGM from the coding sequence ATGAGCGGCGCAGAAGTTCTGGATGTGGGCCGCGATGCCATCTGGCTGACGGTGCAGCTGTGCGCGCCGATCCTGATCGTGGGCCTGATCATCGGCGTTGGAATCGGCCTGTTTCAGGCCCTGACCCAGATCCAGGAACAGACCCTGGTCTATGCGCCCAAGATCATCGCCATCTTCGTGTCCCTGCTGCTGTTCCTGCCGCTGATGGGCGGGCTGCTCGGGGCCTTCATGCGCACGATCGCGGCGCGCATCGCCGGGATGTAG
- the fliR gene encoding flagellar biosynthetic protein FliR, whose protein sequence is MDPYATADQVWAGGLIFARIGAILLSLPGIGESYVPPRIRLSLALVVSLALWPVVGNALPALPETIGGMVGWIIREVVTGLMIGAILRAFTGALATAGEIVSLQTTLAFAQTANPLQAAPAATISAFLMILGTVLVFATNTHHLFIAGLVGSYELIAPARPLVMGDFTELAIRTIGDSFMLGIQLAAPVIVFALVFNLASGLVARVMPQFQVFFAVAPLSVILGLSIFALALGVMGTVFIDRYRALASLFVSGGVVG, encoded by the coding sequence GTGGACCCCTATGCCACCGCCGATCAGGTCTGGGCCGGCGGGCTGATCTTCGCCCGCATCGGCGCGATCCTGCTCAGCCTGCCGGGCATCGGCGAAAGCTATGTGCCGCCACGCATCCGCCTGTCGCTGGCGCTGGTGGTGTCGCTGGCCCTGTGGCCGGTGGTCGGCAACGCGCTCCCCGCCCTGCCCGAGACGATCGGCGGCATGGTCGGCTGGATCATTCGCGAGGTCGTCACCGGCCTGATGATCGGCGCGATCCTGCGGGCTTTCACCGGTGCGCTGGCCACGGCGGGCGAGATCGTCTCCCTGCAAACGACGCTCGCCTTCGCCCAGACCGCCAATCCGCTTCAGGCCGCGCCAGCCGCGACCATTTCGGCCTTCCTGATGATCCTCGGGACCGTGCTGGTGTTCGCCACCAACACCCATCACCTGTTCATCGCCGGGCTGGTCGGGTCCTATGAGCTGATCGCGCCCGCCCGACCGCTGGTCATGGGCGACTTCACGGAACTGGCCATTCGCACCATCGGCGACAGTTTCATGCTGGGGATACAACTGGCCGCGCCCGTCATCGTCTTTGCCCTGGTCTTCAACCTGGCCTCGGGGCTGGTGGCGCGGGTGATGCCTCAATTCCAGGTCTTCTTCGCCGTCGCCCCGCTGAGTGTGATCCTGGGGCTGTCGATCTTCGCCCTGGCGCTGGGGGTGATGGGCACGGTCTTCATCGACCGCTACCGCGCTCTTGCCAGTCTGTTCGTCTCGGGAGGCGTCGTTGGCTGA
- the flhB gene encoding flagellar biosynthesis protein FlhB, which yields MADDTDPESKTEEASPQKLEDARKKGDVAKSADVAPALSLLGVTAVLIMGGGYFATNMAQGFLPFIAAPHSMLGGFEAGGGVEIGARALWVVAPFMGAVMLAAILGGVGGNVAQSGMSISAEKIMPKWDKVSPMAGLKRMFGPDGLMQFAQTLLKLIAVGVICWMVLKPHARQFEIMAAMSPLTILPLARDMMIALMSAALVFQVLAAGGDFIWQKMRFAKRMRMTKEELKEEFRQSEGDPHIKAKLKQVRMQRSRQRMMQNVPKATVIVTNPTHYSVALRYEAGDAAPVCVAKGVDAVAMRIREIAREHDVPIVENVPLARALYAAVDIDETIPREHFEAAAKVIGFVMKKRQPGMRRAAG from the coding sequence TTGGCTGACGACACCGATCCAGAGTCCAAGACAGAAGAGGCGTCACCTCAGAAACTTGAGGATGCGCGAAAAAAGGGCGACGTCGCGAAATCCGCCGACGTCGCCCCGGCCCTCAGCCTGCTGGGCGTGACCGCCGTCCTCATCATGGGTGGCGGCTATTTCGCGACCAATATGGCGCAAGGCTTCCTGCCCTTTATCGCCGCGCCCCATTCCATGCTGGGCGGATTTGAGGCGGGCGGCGGGGTGGAGATCGGTGCCCGTGCCCTTTGGGTGGTCGCGCCCTTCATGGGAGCCGTGATGCTGGCGGCGATCCTGGGTGGGGTTGGCGGCAACGTCGCCCAGTCGGGTATGTCCATCTCGGCCGAGAAGATAATGCCCAAATGGGACAAGGTCAGCCCCATGGCCGGGTTAAAGCGCATGTTCGGCCCCGACGGCCTGATGCAGTTCGCCCAGACGTTGTTGAAGCTGATCGCGGTCGGCGTGATCTGCTGGATGGTTTTGAAGCCCCACGCCCGCCAGTTCGAAATCATGGCGGCCATGTCGCCCCTGACCATCCTGCCCCTGGCGCGAGACATGATGATCGCGTTGATGAGCGCGGCCCTGGTCTTTCAGGTTCTGGCCGCCGGGGGCGACTTCATCTGGCAGAAGATGCGCTTCGCCAAGCGGATGCGGATGACAAAGGAAGAGCTGAAGGAGGAGTTCAGGCAGTCCGAAGGCGACCCGCACATCAAGGCGAAGCTGAAGCAGGTCCGCATGCAGCGCAGCCGTCAGCGGATGATGCAGAACGTGCCCAAGGCCACTGTGATCGTGACGAACCCGACCCACTATTCCGTCGCCCTGCGCTATGAGGCCGGCGATGCCGCCCCCGTCTGTGTGGCCAAGGGCGTGGACGCGGTCGCCATGCGTATTCGCGAGATCGCGCGCGAGCACGATGTGCCGATCGTGGAGAACGTACCCCTGGCTCGCGCCCTCTACGCTGCCGTGGACATCGACGAGACCATTCCGCGCGAGCATTTCGAAGCCGCCGCCAAGGTCATCGGCTTCGTGATGAAGAAGCGCCAGCCGGGGATGCGCCGGGCGGCGGGTTGA